From the Misgurnus anguillicaudatus chromosome 17, ASM2758022v2, whole genome shotgun sequence genome, one window contains:
- the LOC129452449 gene encoding uncharacterized protein isoform X1, with translation MKHSSWGRHRQTRLPEEDNTAHKMRTNMENMTLMLVLLIIEGLAVGQSTVGQSTKSSNVGHDVLLPCLCPSNPDELVWQIGERVVSVYSQNKDAINSIDKMFINRTKLFLHMNNTNCSMLLHNVSLVDAGVYTCHALNYVQDNISSRNALDVNLTVSENIRFNDLQKGEEDKTIDKTSIHIAIPVLILIILLAAGLILFLLLRRRRQNHQNIIYVPAEPMMNTV, from the exons ATGAAACATTCTTCTTGGGGCAGACACAGGCAGACCAGGCTACCTGAAGAAGACAACACTGCACACAAAATGAG GACTAACATGGAGAACATGACATTGATGTTAGTTTTACTCATCATAG AGGGTCTTGCAGTGGGACAATCTACAGTTGGGCAGTCTACTAAAAGTAGTAATGTTGGACACGACGTGCTGTTACCTTGCCTCTGTCCTAGCAATCCTGATGAACTAGTATGGCAGATTGGCGAAAGAGTAGTGAGTGTTTATTCCCAAAACAAAGATGCCATCAACTCCATAGACAAAATGTTCATAAACAGAACGAAGCTGTTCCTGCATATGAATAACACAAACTGCTCCATGCTGCTCCATAACGTGTCTTTGGTGGACGCAGGCGTGTACACCTGTCACGCTTTGAACTACGTTCAGGATAACATCTCGTCAAGGAATGCATTAGATGTTAATCTGACAG TGTCTGAAAACATACGTTTTAACGACTTACAGAAAGGAGAAGAAGACAAGACTATTGACAAGACTTCTATTCATATTGCCATTCCTGTACTGATACTGATAATACTACTGGCTGCTGGCCTGATATTATTCCTGCTGCTCAGAAGACGAAGACAAAACCACCAG AATATCATCTATGTGCCGGCAGAGCCCATGATGAATACAGTGTGA
- the LOC129452449 gene encoding uncharacterized protein isoform X2, with protein MENMTLMLVLLIIEGLAVGQSTVGQSTKSSNVGHDVLLPCLCPSNPDELVWQIGERVVSVYSQNKDAINSIDKMFINRTKLFLHMNNTNCSMLLHNVSLVDAGVYTCHALNYVQDNISSRNALDVNLTVSENIRFNDLQKGEEDKTIDKTSIHIAIPVLILIILLAAGLILFLLLRRRRQNHQNIIYVPAEPMMNTV; from the exons ATGGAGAACATGACATTGATGTTAGTTTTACTCATCATAG AGGGTCTTGCAGTGGGACAATCTACAGTTGGGCAGTCTACTAAAAGTAGTAATGTTGGACACGACGTGCTGTTACCTTGCCTCTGTCCTAGCAATCCTGATGAACTAGTATGGCAGATTGGCGAAAGAGTAGTGAGTGTTTATTCCCAAAACAAAGATGCCATCAACTCCATAGACAAAATGTTCATAAACAGAACGAAGCTGTTCCTGCATATGAATAACACAAACTGCTCCATGCTGCTCCATAACGTGTCTTTGGTGGACGCAGGCGTGTACACCTGTCACGCTTTGAACTACGTTCAGGATAACATCTCGTCAAGGAATGCATTAGATGTTAATCTGACAG TGTCTGAAAACATACGTTTTAACGACTTACAGAAAGGAGAAGAAGACAAGACTATTGACAAGACTTCTATTCATATTGCCATTCCTGTACTGATACTGATAATACTACTGGCTGCTGGCCTGATATTATTCCTGCTGCTCAGAAGACGAAGACAAAACCACCAG AATATCATCTATGTGCCGGCAGAGCCCATGATGAATACAGTGTGA